A single genomic interval of Helianthus annuus cultivar XRQ/B chromosome 13, HanXRQr2.0-SUNRISE, whole genome shotgun sequence harbors:
- the LOC110897773 gene encoding probable (S)-N-methylcoclaurine 3'-hydroxylase isozyme 2 codes for MNITNFLKDFNLPSPLFVLSTIPFLFFLVKQIKSLPSKCSKNLPPGPPKLPIIGNLHQVDNKPHVSTANIAREYGPLISLRLGNQLVVIASTPEAAMGILKTQDRFLSARVVPTAFQQPSLIPHSLIWSECNETWKNLRTLCRTEMFSTKALEAQSMLREEKIGHMLEFLHSKQGEAINVEDVVFTTLFNTLSSIIFAKDLIDLKDDYGGSNELKATLRKIIEFGGRVIDFGSFFPILERFDLHGIRKGTLKLFSKVFSYWEYIIDERRSQVNSSTWSSEQAHTFVDRLLENGFSNNQIHQLVTELFVAGTNTTTSIVVWVMSELVRHQEVMLKIDNEMKREIKSDKINSSHLSKLPYLQACIKEAMRLHPPVPLLLPHMATDTCEVMSYTIPKNTKVFVNLWAMGRDPNVWDDPFSFDPERFMVTKLDFKGQDFELLPFGSGRRMCPGLPSGIKSIEFILASLIHEFTWVLPDGVDPSKLNMDSKFGIAMKRETPLELIFKRK; via the exons ATGAATATCACAAACTTTCTTAAGGATTTTAATCTCCCATCCCCCCTCTTTGTTCTATCAACAATCCCCTTCCTTTTTTTCCTAGTGAAACAAATTAAATCATTACCTTCAAAATGCTCAAAAAATCTCCCACCAGGTCCACCAAAGTTGCCAATAATTGGAAACTTGCATCAAGTTGATAATAAACCTCATGTCTCCACTGCAAACATTGCAAGAGAATATGGCCCGCTCATATCTCTTCGCTTAGGCAATCAACTCGTTGTCATTGCCTCTACACCCGAGGCAGCCATGGGAATCCTTAAGACCCAAGACCGTTTTCTTTCCGCTCGTGTTGTGCCTACTGCATTTCAGCAGCCATCCCTAATACCTCACTCCCTCATTTGGTCGGAGTGCAACGAGACATGGAAAAACTTAAGAACTCTTTGTCGAACAGAAATGTTCTCGACCAAAGCCTTAGAGGCGCAATCTATGTTACGAGAGGAAAAGATTGGTCATATGTTGGAGTTCTTGCATAGCAAGCAAGGAGAGGCAATTAACGTTGAGGATGTAGTTTTTACTACATTGTTCAACACACTAAGTTCCATTATTTTCGCCAAGGACTTAATTGATTTGAAAGATGACTATGGGGGTAGTAATGAGTTGAAAGCAACACTACGTAAGATAATTGAGTTCGGAGGgcgtgtaatagattttggttcTTTTTTTCCAATCCTTGAGCGATTTGATCTTCACGGAATAAGGAAGGGAACCCTGAAACTATTTTCGAAGGTGTTTAGCTATTGGGAATACATAATAGATGAAAGAAGATCTCAAGTTAACTCTTCGACGTGGTCATCGGAGCAAGCACACACGTTTGTGGATCGCTTGCTAGAAAATGGATTTTCAAATAATCAGATCCATCAACTTGTAACG GAATTATTTGTAGCCGGAACAAATACTACAACCAGTATAGTGGTATGGGTAATGTCTGAGCTAGTGAGACACCAAGAAGTAATGTTGAAAATAGATAATGAgatgaaaagagaaatcaaatcTGATAAAATTAACTCATCTCATCTATCTAAATTACCTTATCTACAAGCTTGTATCAAAGAAGCTATGAGGTTGCACCCGCCTGTTCCTCTTCTACTTCCACATATGGCAACCGACACTTGTGAGGTTATGAGTTACACAATTCCGAAGAACACAAAAGTCTTTGTTAACCTATGGGCAATGGGGCGTGACCCTAACGTTTGGGACGACCCCTTTTCGTTCGATCCTGAAAGATTTATGGTCACAAAATTGGATTTTAAAGGCCAAGACTTTGAGTTATTGCCGTTTGGTTCGGGGAGGAGGATGTGTCCTGGTTTGCCATCAGGCATTAAGAGCATTGAATTTATATTGGCATCTTTAATTCATGAATTTACTTGGGTTCTTCCAGATGGAGTTGATCCTTCAAAACTCAACATGGATAGCAAATTTGGGATTGCTATGAAGAGGGAAACCCCGTTAGAGCTAATATTCAAAAGAAAATAA